The genomic stretch AGTCTGCAACTCGACTGCGTGAAGTCGGAATCGCTAGTAATCGCGAATCAGAATGTCGCGGTGAATACGTTCCCGGGCCTTGTACACACCGCCCGTCACACCATGGGAGTGGGTTGCACCAGAAGTAGCTAGTCTAACCTTCGGGAGGACGGTTACCACGGTGTGATTCATGACTGGGGTGAAGTCGTAACAAGGTAGCCGTAGGGGAACCTGCGGCTGGATCACCTCCTTAATCGACGACATCAGCCTGCTGATGAGCTCCCACACGAATTGCTTGATTCATTGTAAAAGACGATGCTGTAAAGCGACCCTGTTATAGGTCTGTAGCTCAGTTGGTTAGAGCGCACCCCTGATAAGGGTGAGGTCGGCAGTTCAAATCTGCCCAGACCTACCATTACATGGTATTCGCCGTTGAATACGGGGCCATAGCTCAGCTGGGAGAGCGCCTGCCTTGCACGCAGGAGGTCAGCGGTTCGATCCCGCTTGGCTCCACCACTTTCGCCGTATGCAGTAGCTTGTCAGAACTTAGAAATGAACATTCACCTCGAATGTTGATTTCTGACTTTTGTCAGATCGTTCTTTAAAAATTCGGATATGTGATAGATATAGACTGAACACCAGTTTCACTGCTGGTGGATCAGGCTAAGGTAAAATTTGTGAGTTCTGCTCGAAAGAGCAACGTACGAATTTTCGGCGAATGTCGTCTTCACAGTATAACCAGATTGCTTGGGGTTATATGGTCAAGTGAAGAAGCGCATACGGTGGATGCCTTGGCAGTCAGAGGCGATGAAAGACGTGGTAGCCTGCGATAAGCTTTGGGGAGTCGGCAAACAGACTGTGATCCAGAGATCTCTGAATGGGGGAACCCACTCAGCATAAGCTGAGTATCTTGTACTGAATACATAGGTGCAAGAAGCGAACTAGGGGAACTGAAACATCTAAGTACCCTGAGGAAAAGAAATCAACCGAGATTCCCTTAGTAGTGGCGAGCGAACGGGGACCAGCCCTTAAGTTGATTTGAGATTAGTGGAACGCTCTGGAAAGTGCGGCCATAGTGGGTGATAGCCCCGTACACGAAAATCTCTTATCAATGAAATCGAGTAGGACGGAGCACGAGAAACTTTGTCTGAATATGGGGGGACCATCCTCCAAGGCTAAATACTACTGACTGACCGATAGTGAACCAGTACCGTGAGGGAAAGGCGAAAAGAACCCCGGAGAGGGGAGTGAAATAGAACCTGAAACCGTATGCGTACAAGCAGTGGGAGCCTACTTTGTTAGGTGACTGCGTACCTTTTGTATAATGGGTCAGCGACTTATATTCAGTGGCGAGCTTAACCGAATAGGGGAGGCGTAGCGAAAGCGAGTCTTAATAGGGCGTTTAGTCGCTGGGTATAGACCCGAAACCGGGCGATCTATCCATGGGCAGGTTGAAGGTTAGGTAACACTGACTGGAGGACCGAACCGACTACCGTTGAAAAGTTAGCGGATGACCTGTGGATCGGAGTGAAAGGCTAATCAAGCTCGGAGATAGCTGGTTCTCCTCGAAAGCTATTTAGGTAGCGCCTCATGTATCACTGTAGGGGGTAGAGCACTGTTTCGGCTAGGGGGTCATCCCGACTTACCAAACCGATGCAAACTCCGAATACCTACAAGTGCCGAGCATGGGAGACACACGGCGGGTGCTAACGTCCGTCGTGAAAAGGGAAACAACCCAGACCGTCAGCTAAGGTCCCAAAGTCATGGTTAAGTGGGAAACGATGTGGGAAGGCTTAGACAGCTAGGAGGTTGGCTTAGAAGCAGCCACCCTTTAAAGAAAGCGTAATAGCTCACTAGTCGAGTCGGCCTGCGCGGAAGATGTAACGGGGCTCAAACCATGCACCGAAGCTACGGGTATCATCTTACGATGATGCGGTAGAGGAGCGTTCTGTAAGCCTGTGAAGGTGAGTTGAGAAGCTTGCTGGAGGTATCAGAAGTGCGAATGCTGACATGAGTAACGACAATGCGAGTGAAAAACTCGCACGCCGAAAGACCAAGGTTTCCTGCGCAACGTTAATCGACGCAGGGTTAGTCGGTCCCTAAGGCGAGGCTGAAAAGCGTAGTCGATGGAAAACAGGTTAATATTCCTGTACTTCCAGTTATTGCGATGGAGGGACGGAGAAGGTTAGGCCAGCCTGGCGTTGGTTGTCCAGGTTTAAGGTGGTAGGCTGAAATCTTAGGCAAATCCGGGATTTCAAGGCCGAGAGCTGATGACGAGTTGCCTTTAGGCGACGAAGTGGTTGATACCATGCTTCCAAGAAAAGCTCCTAAGCTTCAGATAACTGGGAACCGTACCCCAAACCGACACAGGTGGTTAGGTAGAGAATACCAAGGCGCTTGAGAGAACTCGGGTGAAGGAACTAGGCAAAATGGCACCGTAACTTCGGGAGAAGGTGCGCCGGCGAGGGTGAAGGACTTGCTCCGTAAGCCCATGCCGGTCGAAGATACCAGGCCGCTGCGACTGTTTATTAAAAACACAGCACTCTGCAAACACGAAAGTGGACGTATAGGGTGTGACGCCTGCCCGGTGCCGGAAGGTTAATTGATGGGGTTAGCGCAAGCGAAGCTCTTGATCGAAGCCCCGGTAAACGGCGGCCGTAACTATAACGGTCCTAAGGTAGCGAAATTCCTTGTCGGGTAAGTTCCGACCTGCACGAATGGCGTAACGATGGCGGCGCTGTCTCCACCCGAGACTCAGTGAAATTGAAATCGCTGTGAAGATGCAGTGTATCCGCGGCTAGACGGAAAGACCCCGTGAACCTTTACTATAGCTTTGCACTGGACTTTGAATTTGCTTGTGTAGGATAGGTGGGAGGCTTTGAAGTGGGGACGCCAGTTCTCATGGAGCCATCCTTGAAATACCACCCTGGCAACTTTGAGGTTCTAACTCAGGTCCGTTATCCGGATCGAGGACAGTGTATGGTGGGTAGTTTGACTGGGGCGGTCTCCTCCCAAAGAGTAACGGAGGAGTACGAAGGTGCGCTCAGACCGGTCGGAAATCGGTCGTAGAGTATAAAGGCAAAAGCGCGCTTGACTGCGAGACAAACACGTCGAGCAGGTACGAAAGTAGGTCTTAGTGATCCGGTGGTTCTGTATGGAAGGGCCATCGCTCAACGGATAAAAGGTACTCCGGGGATAACAGGCTGATACCGCCCAAGAGTTCATATCGACGGCGGTGTTTGGCACCTCGATGTCGGCTCATCACATCCTGGGGCTGAAGCCGGTCCCAAGGGTATGGCTGTTCGCCATTTAAAGTGGTACGCGAGCTGGGTTTAGAACGTCGTGAGACAGTTCGGTCCCTATCTGCCGTGGACGTTTGAGATTTGAGAGGGGCTGCTCCTAGTACGAGAGGACCGGAGTGGACGAACCTCTGGTGTTCCGGTTGTCACGCCAGTGGCATTGCCGGGTAGCTATGTTCGGAAGAGATAACCGCTGAAAGCATCTAAGCGGGAAACTTGCCTCAAGATGAGATCTCACTGGGATCTTGAATCCCCTAAAGGGCCGTCGAAGACTACGACGTTGATAGGTTGGGTGTGTAAGCGCTGTGAGGCGTTGAGCTAACCAATACTAATTGCCCGTGAGGCTTGACCATATAACACCCAAGCAATTTGCTGACGCAGATTGCGGTGGTGAAGACGAAAGACCCGAAAATTCGTAAGACCACAAACATCACATATCCGGATTCGCTGGGCTGTCCATCTGGACATTCTGGCTACAGAATTTCTTGACGACCATAGAGCATTGGAACCACCTGATCCCATCCCGAACTCAGTAGTGAAACGATGCATCGCCGATGGTAGTGTGGGGTTTCCCCATGTGAGAGTAGGTCATCGTCAAGATTCATTTCGCAAAACCCCTATCTGCACATGCAGGTAGGGGTTTTGTCTTTGTGGGCAAAAAAGCCAGGGCTTGTTTGAATCACTGTGGGCATGCCGTGAAGCAGGCAACTCGGTGGAGGACACCGGCTTCGCCGGTGATCGCGGGTAAACCCGCTCCTACAGAGAATGGTGCAACGGCAGGCAGGGGCGTATACCCTCCAGGCCAACGTCGCCTCCCACAGACCATCTCAGGCTGCGACAATATTCCCGTTACCTTAACGTGACTTTTCCGCGCCCCCCCTACGTCAAGACTCTGGTTCGGGGCACTTCTGCTCTTGGACCTGGCGATGCCAGCGTACCGTGCTGCGCATTCCTGGACTTCCACCGTCCCATCACTTGAGGTAGCAAGCAAGATGGCCAAGGCCGCCGATGTCGTTGTGCAATGCCTGGAAAATGAAGGTGTCGAGTATGTATTCGGCATCCCCGGTGAGGAAAACCTCGACCTGCTCGAATCCCTGCGCAAGTCGAAGATCAAGCTGGTACTGACCCGTCACGAGCAGTCTGCAGGTTTCATGGCTGCCACCTACGGTCGCTTGACCGGCAAGACCGGCGTCAGCCTGTCGACCCTCGGCCCTGGTGCCACCAACCTCGTGACCGCCAGCGCCTACGCCTACCTTGGCGGCATGCCGATGATGATGATCACCGGGCAGAAGCCGATCAAGAAGTCCAAGCAGGGTCGCTTCCAGATCATTGACGTGTGCGGCATGATGGACCCCATCACCAAGTACACCCACCAGTTCGCCTCGGCCGACAACATCCCCGCCCGCATGCGCGAAGCCTTCCGCCTGGCCGAAGAAGAAAAGCCGGGTGCGGTGCACCTGGAGCTGCCGGAAGACATCGCCGCCGAGCAGACCGACGCGCTGCCGATCCCGCGCAGCCTGCACCGCCGCCCGCTGGCCGAGCACGTGGCCATCGAAGCTGCCGTCGAAAAACTGCAGAAGGCCCGCAGCCCGATCCTGGTGATCGGTGCCGGCGCAAACCGCAAGATGACCGCTAAGGTCCTCAAGCAACTGATCGACAAGACTGGCATCCCGTTCATCACCACCCAGATGGGTAAAGGCGTGGTCGACGAGCGCCACCCGCGCTTCTTGGGTAACGCTGCCCTGTCGTCCGGTGACTTCGTCCACCGCGCCATCGAAGCGGCCGACCTGATCATCAACATCGGCCACGACGTGATCGAAAAGCCGCCGTTCTTCATGGTCCGTGGCGGCACCGAAGTCATCCACATCAGCTTCCGCTCTGCCGAAGTCGATGCCGTGTACTTCCCGCAGGTGGAAGTGATCGGCGACATCGCCAATGCCGTGTGGCAGATCGGCGAAGCCTTGACCGAGACTTCGCACTGGGACTTCACCCGCCTGATGGCCATCCGTGAAGCCAACGAAGCACAGATCGCCGAAGGCGCCGACGACGACCGCTTCCCGGTCTACCCACAGCGCATGGTTGCTGACATCCGTCGTGTATTGCCATCCGAAGGCATCGTCGCCCTGGACAACGGCATCTACAAGATCTGGTTCGCCCGCAACTACAAGGCGCACAAGCCGAACACCGTGCTGCTGGACAACGCCCTGGCGACCATGGGCGCCGGTCTGCCGTCGGCAATGGCTGCGCACCTGGTGCACCCGGACCGCCCGGTAATCTCGGTGTGCGGCGACGGCGGCTTCATGATGAACAGCCAGGAACTGGAAACTGCAGTACGTCTGGGCATGCACATCACCGTGGTGATACTGCGTGACGACGGCTACGGCATGATCCGCTGGAAGCAGGCCAACATGGGCTTCACCGATTTCGGCCTGGACTACGGCAACCCGGACTTCGTCAAGTATGCCGAAGCCTACGGCGCCAACGGCCACCGCGTGGAAAGTGCCGAAGGCCTGCTGCCGCTGCTGGAGCACTGCATCAAGACCCCAGGTGTGCACGTGATCGACTGCCCGGTCGATTACAGCGAGAACGACCGCATCCTCAACAGCGAGCTGCGTGAGCGCGCGCTAGCGGTCTAAGACCTGACAACCTTATCGCTGTAAGCCGGCACTCACAGGTATCTCACGATCCTGTAGGTGCCGGCGGGTGGTGCATAGCAACCACTTCACGCCTCTTGCAATTGATCATTCTCAGGTTCTCTACTCATGGAGAACACGAGAACATGACTATTGGTTCAACACACAACCATCCTGCCGATCTGGCCATCGACCCATCACTGCCTATGCAGCCATGGGCCGCACGTTTCCCTAATCCCCCGGATCTCTGCTTCGACTACCGCCGGCTTCTCGAACAAGAGGGCGGCGTCGCACGTGCCACACAACCCGATCACCGCATTTGCATCGTCGGTGCCGGAGTTACCGGGCTGACTGCTGCCCGCGAGTTATTGCGCTGTGGTTTCAACCGTATCACCTTGATTGAGCAGTCCCGGCGTGTAGGCGGGCGACACCTGACGGTCGTGAACAGCTCAGCAAGCCACAAGCAACCTGCAACCCCTTTTGAAATGGGGGCGATGCGCATGCCGTTCTTCAATAGGACTGGAGAGTCGCCTAAAGAGGGTCGCTCGCTCATGGCCTATTACGCAAAGCTGTTCGAGCTGCGGATTTCTGACTTCCCTAACCCAGGTACACCTTGGGTGAATGCTACGGGAATTTATCTTCGCGAAGGTCAATTAGAAGGGGAAGGTGACCCGGGTCTTTTGATCTGGCGTAATCCGTCAGGCGAAACCCCACCCCCTACGGCAGTCTTGCAACAGGTCTACGAGAAATGGCGCAATTATGCTCAGCAATTTGCTGAGCATGTTGCCGCGGTTTATGGCACGTCAAGCTGGGAGTCGATATGGCGGGAAATCGTCGAACGCTATCATCGACTGTCGTTCAGGGATCTGGTGCATTTGCCCGCCCTTGCTGCCTGGGACCCTGAAAACCCCGGTGACTTTGGCGGTTTGGGCATGAGCAGTGACGAGTCAGCCATTTTCTATGCAATCGGTATTGGCGATGGCAGCTGGGGAGCCTTTTATGATGTTTGCTGCCTGTACCCGCTACGTACGGCAATCTTTGGCTTCAGCAGTCACTTGCAGTTGGTGCATGGCCGTGTGGATTCAAGAGGTGTGCCTTACGCTGCGCCGCATCTTGAAGCAAACAATATCCCAGATAGCAGGGGATTGCCGTTTCAAGGGCCAGCTTATCTCGGACTTGCGGCCCTCGACGAAAGCCTTTTGCACCTAGAGGTCGGCATGGGTGGGATCTCGCTATATGAACATCTTCTGAAAACAAGTGATGGGCTACTGACTGATACGTCCGTGTGTGCGGTGCAGAAGCTGGAAAGTGGCCGTATTCGGGTCGGATACCGTTGGCGATGCAGTGATCCGTTACACGAGAGCACCGAATATGAAGACTTCGACAGCGTAATCATGACCACTCCGTCATGGCTGATCGAAACCAACATCAGCCTCAGCGGCTTCACCCGCCAGATGTTGCCGCAGCCGATTATCGATGCCTGGAAGCATGCCCACTGGGAGACCAGCTGCAAGGTCTATGCACCGCTGAAGAAAAGTTTCCTCGACCACAAGCCGATGCCGCAGATTCTGATTACCGATAGCTTTGTGCACGATGTCTATGCCTATCGATACAACGATAGCTATCCAGATGACTGCATTCTCCTCAGTTATACCTGGGAGGATGACGCGACCAAATTGGCAGCCTTCTCTGATGAGGAGTTGGCGAGTAAATGTCTGAAGGAGCTCGATCGGATCCTTCTACGCTGCACCAATGTGGGGGAGGCTATTTCACCTTACGTCGATACTCGAAATATTTGCATACAGCGTTGGATCACAGATCGAAATGCGCTCGGGTGCGCGAAGTTGTATAGGGCAGGTACCTACTTTGATGCTGTAAACCTGATGAAATACAACCGAGACCTGAGTGCGCGCTCAGGGCTGTATCTGGCTGGCGAGTCCTTCTCAGTTGACGCTGGATGGACCGAGCCGTGTTTGCGCACGGCAATCGATACGGTCATCAACCTCTGCAACAACACGTCAGCCGAGTTCAATGGTGGCTTTACCCTCGAGTACTACCCCCACTATCAGGTTGGGAAATAACGGCGTACGGGCCATTTTGTAGGGGGAGTCCTACTGCCATTATGTGACTTTCCTTTGGTCCCATAGGACTCTCCTGACTGTCGCTCCCTGACCCAACATCGCTTTACTGGCGTCCTTCCAAAACAACCACAAGAAGGAAGCCGCCATGTCTGAATCCTGTTCCCCCGTCAGCCCCGTACGTATCGCTGTCATCCAGTACGACCCTCAGGTCGGTCTTGAGCACTGTGAGAGCAACGTGAGCAGAGGCCTGGCATTGGCCCGGCGCGCAGCACGCGAAGGCGCCAACCTGATCGTACTGCCTGAACTGGCCAACACGGGCTACACCTTCAATTCCCGTGCCGAAGCCTATTCCCATGCGCAGGTGCTGCAGGACGGCCCTTGCCTGAAAACCTGGGCCGACTTCGCCAAGCAATACCAGGTATACCTGGCTGCGGGGTTTGCCGAACGCGACGGGCTTAAGCTCTACGACAGTGCAGTGCTGTTTGGCCCCGAAGGCCTGCTTGGGCACTACCGCAAGGCGCATCTGTGGAACCAGGAAAAGCTTTGGTTCACCCCCGGAGATTTGGGGTTTCCGGTATTCGAGACGCCTATCGGCCGTATCGGCCTGCTAATCTGCTGGGACATCTGGTTCCCGGAAGTACCCCGGGTGATGGCCGCGCAAGGCGCCGACATCATCTGCAGCCTCAACAACTGGGTATGGACCCCGCCGCCGTTGTTTGATGATGCAGGGCGTTGTATGGCTTCGTACCTGACCATGACGGCAGCCCATGTCAACAACGTTTATATCGCCGCCGCGAACCGTGTCGGCAGCGAGCGGGGCGGGCGCTTCCTGGGCTGCTCGCTGATCGCCGGTACCAATGGCTGGCCGATCGGCGAGGTGGGCAGTGCAGAAGCCGAGGAGATTATCTATGCCGATGTCGATTTGAGCAGTGCACGCTCGGCACCGATCTGGAACAGCCTCAACGACCTGCCAAGAGACCGGCGCACCGACCTCTACGATGCCACCCTTGGCTATCGCTTGCATGCACCTATGCCACGCTGAGGAATTGCGAATGAACACGCTCTTCTTCTCACGACAGCAGCATTGGCTTGTGTTGATGTTCGGCTGCCTGCTGGTGTTTTTCGCTGCAAGCCTTGCCCATGGCCAATGGCTGGATTATGCACAGAGGGTGGCGACGCTCGATGAGCCGCTCAGCCGCTTGCGCTGGATTGTTGGTGATATCAGTGAAGTGGCTTTCTACAAGCACGAACTGCCCGCGCTTGGCTTGCTGCTGGGCGCGTGCCTGGCGCACTGGGCGCAGCTGCGAGGATACCGCTGGCAGGGCTTTGCCATTTGCTATGGCAGCGGATTATGGCCATGGGTGTTTACCAGCTCGCTTTTGGGCTTGCTGCTAAGTCATGTGTTGTGGGGATGGACCTTGGCCAGTGGTACTTGGCAACCTACCTTCGTTGCCTTCGTGTCATTGCCGGCAGCCATGGTCTTGCTTTTTGGTGCGGGCTGGCGGGTGACGATCACGGGGGCGCTACTGGGGGCTCTACTGGTAACACCGGCCAGCCTGCTGATGGTCAATTACCTGTGTTATCCCCTGCAGTTGCCCGTGGTAGTGGGCAATGTGAGTGGCATGGCTGTGGCAAGCGTCGTGGCCTTCATCCTGTGCAAGCGCTTTCCTTCATGGGTACGCCAATGCCGTGAACCCACCGTCGTGGAGCCGGTTGTCAATCAGCCTGACTACGGTGTGGTCTGGACTTTGCGGCGCGTTCTGGCCGACTTCAGCGAAGCCCCATTCTTTGGTAATGAACTGGCCAGCCTCGGGCTACTGCTGGGTGTGTTGCTGGCTTACCTGTTGAGCCCGGCTGCACTGTCCTACGGTTCTATGCTGGTGATGCAAATAGTGGCCGGGCAGGCCCTGGCATCCCTGGTCGGGGTTGTATGCTGGCGTGGACAGTGGAAAGCCCGTGGGTGGTACCCTACCTACATTCCGATTGTGTCGATCGTCCCCGCTGCGGTGTTGACACATGGCGGCAGCTGGCAAGTGGTGGTGATCAGTGCAGTACTGGGTGCACTGGTGGCTCCGCCGCTGGCAGTGGCGATCACTCAGCGGTTGCCGGCCTATGTGCATGGCTACATCGGCAATGTGATGTCGATGGCCGTCTGCACGCTGGGAATCGTGCCTGTAACCGGATTGCTTGTGGGGGGAGCAGCATGAGTGAACATTCGAGCCTGCCCAGGCTGTCGATCGCCACTCTGGGCGGCACGGTCAGTATGCGGGCCGGTGCTGTCGGGGGTGGTGTGACGCCAAGCCTGGATTGTGAGCGGCAACTGCTTCAGGTTCCACAGTTGCGCGAGATGGCGCAGTTGAACGTTGCTTCATTGTGTCTGCTCCCCAGTGCATCGCTGGGCTTCGCGACGTTGCTGGAGGTGTTGGCATGGGCCCGGGGCGAAGTGGAGCGCGGGGCTCAGGCCTTGGTATTGAGCCAAGGGACCGACAGCCTTGAGGAAACGGCCTATTTCCTGGACCTGCTCTGGTCATTCGATGTGCCATTGGTGATGACCGGTGCCATGCGCTCGGCGAGTCAGCCGGGCAATGATGGGCCGGCCAACTTGTTGGCTGCGGCTCAGGTTGCATTGGCACAACACAGCCGTGGGCGAGGTGTGCTTGTGGTCATGAACGATCAGGTCCACAGCGCGGCAAGGGTTCGCAAGACGGCCAGCGTGGCGATGGCGGCATTCGAGTCGCCCGGATTTGGCCCGTTGGGTGACGTTCTGGAGGGTGATGTGTTGTATCGCCATCCGCCCGGGCGACGGGAGGTGTTGCCGTTACCGTATCGCACCGACCAGCGCGTTGCCCTGCTGGAAGCCTGCCTGGACGCAGATACGGCGCTGCTGCAGGCTGTGGCCACATTGGGTTATGAGGGGGTGGTCATCGCCGGTTTCGGTGCTGGTCATGTTTCCGCCAGTTGGTCCGAAGTGCTGGAACACCTGGCGCCCACCGTGCCGGTCATGGTTGCTACGCGCACAGGGAGAGGGCCTACAGCCCGGGCAACCTACGGGTTTGCTGGTGCAGAGATCGACCTGCAGAAAAAAGGCGTGTACATGGCTGGGCAACTCTGCCCGCGCAAATGCCGCATCTTGCTGTGGCTGCTGATCGGCACCGGCCGACAGCATGAGCTGCAGGACTGGTTGCACTCCTGAGCCTTCTGCCCGCGCGATCATTCGCGCGGGC from Pseudomonas putida encodes the following:
- a CDS encoding acetolactate synthase large subunit codes for the protein MAKAADVVVQCLENEGVEYVFGIPGEENLDLLESLRKSKIKLVLTRHEQSAGFMAATYGRLTGKTGVSLSTLGPGATNLVTASAYAYLGGMPMMMITGQKPIKKSKQGRFQIIDVCGMMDPITKYTHQFASADNIPARMREAFRLAEEEKPGAVHLELPEDIAAEQTDALPIPRSLHRRPLAEHVAIEAAVEKLQKARSPILVIGAGANRKMTAKVLKQLIDKTGIPFITTQMGKGVVDERHPRFLGNAALSSGDFVHRAIEAADLIINIGHDVIEKPPFFMVRGGTEVIHISFRSAEVDAVYFPQVEVIGDIANAVWQIGEALTETSHWDFTRLMAIREANEAQIAEGADDDRFPVYPQRMVADIRRVLPSEGIVALDNGIYKIWFARNYKAHKPNTVLLDNALATMGAGLPSAMAAHLVHPDRPVISVCGDGGFMMNSQELETAVRLGMHITVVILRDDGYGMIRWKQANMGFTDFGLDYGNPDFVKYAEAYGANGHRVESAEGLLPLLEHCIKTPGVHVIDCPVDYSENDRILNSELRERALAV
- a CDS encoding FAD-dependent oxidoreductase, which translates into the protein MTIGSTHNHPADLAIDPSLPMQPWAARFPNPPDLCFDYRRLLEQEGGVARATQPDHRICIVGAGVTGLTAARELLRCGFNRITLIEQSRRVGGRHLTVVNSSASHKQPATPFEMGAMRMPFFNRTGESPKEGRSLMAYYAKLFELRISDFPNPGTPWVNATGIYLREGQLEGEGDPGLLIWRNPSGETPPPTAVLQQVYEKWRNYAQQFAEHVAAVYGTSSWESIWREIVERYHRLSFRDLVHLPALAAWDPENPGDFGGLGMSSDESAIFYAIGIGDGSWGAFYDVCCLYPLRTAIFGFSSHLQLVHGRVDSRGVPYAAPHLEANNIPDSRGLPFQGPAYLGLAALDESLLHLEVGMGGISLYEHLLKTSDGLLTDTSVCAVQKLESGRIRVGYRWRCSDPLHESTEYEDFDSVIMTTPSWLIETNISLSGFTRQMLPQPIIDAWKHAHWETSCKVYAPLKKSFLDHKPMPQILITDSFVHDVYAYRYNDSYPDDCILLSYTWEDDATKLAAFSDEELASKCLKELDRILLRCTNVGEAISPYVDTRNICIQRWITDRNALGCAKLYRAGTYFDAVNLMKYNRDLSARSGLYLAGESFSVDAGWTEPCLRTAIDTVINLCNNTSAEFNGGFTLEYYPHYQVGK
- a CDS encoding hydratase, whose protein sequence is MSESCSPVSPVRIAVIQYDPQVGLEHCESNVSRGLALARRAAREGANLIVLPELANTGYTFNSRAEAYSHAQVLQDGPCLKTWADFAKQYQVYLAAGFAERDGLKLYDSAVLFGPEGLLGHYRKAHLWNQEKLWFTPGDLGFPVFETPIGRIGLLICWDIWFPEVPRVMAAQGADIICSLNNWVWTPPPLFDDAGRCMASYLTMTAAHVNNVYIAAANRVGSERGGRFLGCSLIAGTNGWPIGEVGSAEAEEIIYADVDLSSARSAPIWNSLNDLPRDRRTDLYDATLGYRLHAPMPR
- a CDS encoding asparaginase — protein: MSEHSSLPRLSIATLGGTVSMRAGAVGGGVTPSLDCERQLLQVPQLREMAQLNVASLCLLPSASLGFATLLEVLAWARGEVERGAQALVLSQGTDSLEETAYFLDLLWSFDVPLVMTGAMRSASQPGNDGPANLLAAAQVALAQHSRGRGVLVVMNDQVHSAARVRKTASVAMAAFESPGFGPLGDVLEGDVLYRHPPGRREVLPLPYRTDQRVALLEACLDADTALLQAVATLGYEGVVIAGFGAGHVSASWSEVLEHLAPTVPVMVATRTGRGPTARATYGFAGAEIDLQKKGVYMAGQLCPRKCRILLWLLIGTGRQHELQDWLHS